From the genome of Tolypothrix sp. NIES-4075:
GTTACAGTTGGCTGACCGGTAATACTTACCCCAGCAGCACCACCTGCGTTTCCTCCTTCTGTTGCACCTTGGGTGACAAGATACGATCCCGGACGATTCACTTCACCAACTACTGCTACCGTGCGCGGTCTGGTGGGGTCTGCGGCAAAGTTAGCTGCTGATAAATTGCGTGCTTCTGCCAAGTCGAGTCTGGCTGCTGTTGGCACAACAATCGTATCTCCATCCCGCAAGGTAATATCTTGTGATAACCTGCCTGTTCGGATGAGTTCTTTCAAATTGATTGTGACTACTTGCTCTCGACCGGTGCGTCCTAGCTTGCGCCGTAATTGTACTTGAGTTATATCCGCATTACTGAGTGTCCCCTGAGCGGTTGTAATTGCGGCTAATACGGTTGGGTATTGCACGCCAGGATCGTTACCTGCGCCTCCTTGCAAGCTGAGAGAGTAAGCGCCCGGACGTGACACTTCTCCGGCGACGATAACGTTTATCGGACGAGGTGATAAAAGATTGACTGAGATTAGGGGACGTTTGAGAAAGCGAGCATATCTTCTGGCAATTTCGTCAGATGCTTGTTCGGTTGTTAGCCCTTGAACGGCGACGCTGCCAATCAAAGGTAGGTTAATCGCGCCTCCAGGAGGTATTTGGTATTCGCCCGTATATTCTGGCACTTCAAACACGTTAACCCGGATGCGATCGCCTCCTCCTAAGGTGTAATTTGCATCGAGTTGTGTGGTAGCTGCTCTCGGTTGCCTTTGAGCTTGGCTAACATTCGGCAAAGCCACAGTGACAGCCATTAACAACGCTACACCTGCAACTGACTGGGTGAAGAATTTCAACATACCTGTATTAAGCATACTTAGCTGATACCACCATGAATAAAGTGCTGTCTTAACATTTTTATCTTGACTATACGTAAGTATTCAAGTTCCCCAACATTCTTATTTTCAGAAAAAAGCTTCATTTTCCGGAGGCTAATTGTTGATTTGATTTGAATTTTTGGTAAAGTTAACTTAAAGTTTTATTAGGCAAATTTTCGATAAGGAATAAATCCAATTTAGGCAAGCATCAAATTTTATTTTATTGATTATATACTAAGATGGCGTAGCGCAAAGAACGATATTTTCAAATCTCATACAGGCTTTATAAAAGAGAACAAAAAAATTATATTTTTGAGAAAATTAATCAATTAGGTATAAAAAGACTAGCTAATTTATGAAAAAATCGAGATGAGCTGATTCCTTCAGATTCTCGACTGATTGAAGAAGTCGGGAATCTTGTTTTTGACGCTTCTATTTAGGACTGGTATATTTTCCAAATAACTTGATTATAAATAAACTCATATTAGATTTTCCAGAGCATTACAGCTTTTAGCACAGTTGCTTTCGTTATATTACTTAACCGAATGATTTTATTTTTTAACTTGTTGCATAAAAAACTCTTCTAAAGAGAGACCAGACAAGTTCATAGCAATAATCTGCCCATTCATCAAGCGGAGACTAGCAAGAAAATCATAGTAATTTTCTTGTAGTTCACCTTGCCAAGAACCGTCAGGTTCAAATTCTAGACTAGGTATCCATTTTTTGAGAACTTCCGAGTCACCACCTTGACCTTTGACACGATATGTGCTTTTAGTTCCTAAAAGTTGATTGAGGGAACCAGAACAAATTAATTGACCTTGAGAGAGAATAGCAACGCGATCGCATATTTTCTCTACTTCACTGAGAATATGGCTATTGAAAAAAATTGTCTTGCCTTTCTCTTTTAACGACAAGATAATTTCTCGCATTTGATAGCGTCCCACCGGATCGAGTCCAGACATTGGTTCATCTAAAAACACCAGTTCTGGATCGTTAATTAATGCCTGTGCCATACCCACACGCTGTAGCATTCCTTTGGAGTAGCGGCGAAGAGGTTTTTTGCGAGCATCCGTTAAAGATAAGCCCACTAATTCTACCAGTTCCGGGATGCGTTGGCGTTGCACGCTTTGAGGAATTTGGAATAGTCCGGCTGCTAGCTGCAAAAATTCCCAGCCAGTGAGATAATCATACAAATAGGCATTTTCAGGTAAATAGCCGATACGTTCTTTAACAGTGCGATCGCCTAGCGGTCTACCCAATAATAATCCTCGTCCAGCCGTGGGACGAATAACTCCCAGCAACAACTTTAAAAGCGTAGTTTTACCAGCACCATTTGGTCCCAACAAACCAAAGGTTTCTCCCTTGTAAACTTTTAAAGAACAGCTTTTGAGAGATACGACTTTTTGATTCATCCAAAAGCCGGTACGATAAACTTTTCTTAATTCGGAAGTTAACACTACTGGTGGATGGTCTGTAGTATTTAGTTGAGAATCAAAAGAAGGAGCAACAGACTTCATTTCTATTTAAATCGTGCCAGTGGCTACAGAAAAAGTATTAGAGTTCTTGCACTTATTCCGGGACAGGGGAAGGGTGAAGGGGAACAAGAGAAAGTTTTTTATTCCTTTGCCCTTTCCCCCTCTTCAAGTTCCCCTTGTTTGTTTGTCAATTATCTCAAACTAAATAGCTGATTGGCACTATAAAGCTTCTTTACGTGCCAGGTAATTTTAGCGACTTTACAAAACGCCTTTAGAACTAGGAATCATACCAGCACGACGGGTATCGATTTCTACCGCCATCCGCATTGCCCTCGCAAACGCTTTAAATGTCGCTTCAATAATGTGATGGGAATTAATGCCATCAAGTTGACGAATGTGTAACGTCATTTGGCTATGATTCACCACCGCTACAAAAAATTCCCGTACTAATTGGGTGTCGTAAGTTCCCACCCGAGTCGTAGGAATTTCTAAACCATAGCTTATGTGGGGACGCCCGGAAAAATCCAGCGCCACTTGAATTAAAGCTTCATCTAAAGGTGCGAGGAAATTACCAAAGCGGACAATGCCTTTGCGATCGCCTAATGCTTGGCTTAATGCTTGCCCTAAAGTAATACCCACATCTTCGTTGGTGTGGTGGTCATCAATTTCTAAGTCTCCCTTAGCTTGCACATCCAAGTCAATCAGTCCGTGGGAAGCTATTTGATGCAGCATGTGATCCAAAAAGGGAATTCCCGTTGCGGCATTACAAATACCTGTACCATCTAGGTTGATAGTGACTTGCACATCGGTTTCACCCGTAGTGCGGCTAACCGAGGCAATTCGAGAAGTTTTATTTGGCTGGTCGTGGTGTGAGGAAAGAAGTTGGCGTAGGACGGAGTCCTTGCCGGAGGCATCGCTTATTTGCATAGGTAATAGGTAATGGGGAATGGGGATTAGTTAGTGGTTAGTCGATAGTCGATAGTGGTCAACAACTGTCAACCCTTCGGGTTCGTCAGATGCACGACTGTCGGGAAACCCGCGATAGCGCACTGACTCACCAACAAATAACAACTATCAACCAACAACTAACATCACATCCCCATAATTTCATATCCTGCATCTACATACAGCACTTGTCCAGTAATTCCGCTGGCTAAATCGCTACATAAAAAAGCTGCTGCATTGCCTACTTCTAGTTGAGTGACGGTGCGTCGTAAAGGTGCAACTTGCTCTACATGATGAATCATATCCAAAATGCCGCCCACGGCACTAGATGCCAAAGTGCGAATCGGACCTGCGGAAATGGCATTTACACGAATATTTTGCGGACCTAATTCAGATGCAAGGTAACGCACGCTCATTTCTAATCCGGCTTTGGCGATTCCCATAACGTTGTAGTTAGGAACCACCTTAACGCCACCTAAATATGTGAGCGTAACAATGCTACCACCTTCTGTCATTAAAGGTTTAGCTGCACCTGCTAGCTGGATTAATGAGTAGGTGCTAACTTCTAAAGCTTTATTAAAACCTGGACGCGAGGTTTGACTAAAATTTCCAGTCAAATCTTCTTTGTTCGCAAAAGCAAGACAGTGGATCAAAATATCTAATTTGCCCCACTTTTCGGTGATTGTATTAAAAGTAGATTGAATTTGCTCATCATTTTCCACATTACACGGAATAAACAAACTAGGACTGAGGGGTTCGACCAATTCGGCAACTTTTTTTTCCATTTTACCTCGGTCATCCGGAAGGTAAGTAATACCGAGGTTGGCACCGCAAGAGTGCAGTTGTTGGGCTATTCCCCAAGCGATCGAGCGGTTGTTGGCAATGCCTGTGACTAGAGCGTTTTTCCCGGCGAGATTTAACATAAAAATTTTTAACGTACACGATCACAGATTGAGCATACTAGAATCTGAGCCTGGTTTGACGAGAGTTTGAAGCAGTATTTTGTCGTCGGTTCCTTGGGGAATGAATAAATTCTTGCTTCTTCCTTAAGATATTCTCAAGAAAGCGTGAATTTTTTTATAAAAAACCTGTTGAGTACAACTTTGGATCGTAGCTATTAAGGACTAGTAGCTGGAACTATCAAAAATTATGTATCATTATAAACAAATAGCTATGAATATATGACCATAAGTATAGTAAAGTACAAAAAGGTTGACGGTGTGTTATTGATTTTTCGGGTGTATTCTTAGGAAATCAGTTTTAGTTTTTCCGGCATTGGGTAGGGGAAGGTAGATGATCGTGGCACAAGATAAAGCCCTAGCAAATGTTTTTCGTCAAATGGCAACCGGAGCGTTTCCACCGGTTGTGGAAACGTTTGAACGCAATAAAACGATCTTTTTTCCTGGCGATCCTGCCGAAAGAGTTTATTTTCTTTTGAAAGGTGCTGTAAAACTTTCCAGGGTTTATGAGGCAGGAGAAGAAATAACAGTAGCACTGCTAAGGGAAAATAGCGTTTTTGGTGTATTGTCATTACTAACGGGAAATAAGTCAGATCGGTTTTACCATGCCGTTGCTTTTACACCCGTGGACTTGCTTTCAGCACCAATTGAACAGGTTGAGCAAGCACTGAAGGAAAATCCCGAATTGTCAATGTTAATGTTGCGGGGTCTATCTTCGCGGATTTTACAGACAGAGATGATGATTGAAACTCTCGCTCACCGAGATATGGGTTCGAGGTTGGTGAGTTTTCTGTTGATTCTGTGTCGGGATTTTGGCATTCCTTGTGCCGATGGAATTACAATTGATCTGAAGCTATCTCATCAGGCGATCGCTGAGGCAATTGGTTCGACTCGCGTCACCGTCACCCGCTTACTGGGCGATTTGCGCGAAAAGAAGATGATTTCCATTCACAAGAAAAAGATTACTGTTCACAAACCTGTTACTTTAAGTAGGCAATTTACTTAGCATACAATTGAGGCTTAGGCAATAGCGCTCTTTCATTTTTTAGAAATAATACCTAATTGTGAAGGTAAATCTAAAAAGGAAATTGCTCTAGCTATTGCCAAGCTCAAATTCACCGCAGAGAATGACTCAAAGTAGTAGGCTGTATCTGGAAGGATTCGGTAGCGTTATATGACCACCGGGTACATCCTCATAGCGGCAATTTTAATTATAGGGGGCGTGATAGCCACCGTGGGCGATCGCATTGGCACACGAGTTGGCAAAGCACGTCTCTCTCTATTCAAGCTGCGTCCTAAAAATACCGCAGTCGTGATAACTATTTTCACAGGTGGTTTAATTTCCGCATCAACTTTAGGGATTTTATTCGCAGCTGATGAAGGATTGCGTAAAGGAGTCTTTGAGCTAGAAAATATTCAAAGAGACTTGAGGCACAAGCGCGACCAGCTAAAAACCACAGAAGCGCAAAAAAGTCAAGTAGAGGTTGAGCTAGATAAGGCAAAAAAAGAACAAACCCAAGCTCAACAACAATTGCAGCAGACTAATCAATCGTTGAAAGAGGCAAATGCCAAACAACAAATTACACAAGCTCAATTGAACCGTACTATTGCTCAACAGGCTCAAACTCAAACGAACCTGCAACGCACTCAAAATCAGCTAAGTCAAGTTGTTAGTCGGTATCAACAAGCGATAAATCAACTCGAAAGCGTTTCCCAGCAACAGAAAGAACTATTGGCTGGAATTCAACGATTGCGCTCAGAACGCCAACGACTGTTTGATGAAGCCAAAAAAGCGATCGCAGAGGCTCAAACAGCAATTAAAAAACGCGATCGCGAACTTGCTAATCGGCAAGAAACTATTGAACAGCGCGATCAAAAAATTTCTCAACTAGATCGACTCATCAGAGAGCGCAATTCAGCAATTGCCTCGCGAGAGCAAGTAATTACCCAAAGAGAATCTCGGCTCAAAGAACTAGAAACACAACAGGACTATCTAGAACAGGAAGTCGCAAGGCTAGAAAAATATTACCAGTCTTTTCGCGACTTGCGTTTGGGTAAAGTTGCTTTGGTTCGGGGTCAAGTTATTGCTGCTGGGGTAATTCGCGCTCCTGAACCTGCCATTGCCCGTACTGCTGTGATTCAACTGTTACAAGAAGCTAACCGTAATGCCAACATAGAATTAGCTGAACCAAATACAAATCCTGTCAATAATGTGCAAATATTACGTGTTACCCAAGAGAGGGTTGAGCAACTCAGCAAGCAGATTAGTGATGGTCGAGAATACGCGGTGCGAATTTTCTCTGCTGGTAATTACGTCAGGGGTGAAAAGCAGATAGAATTTTTTGCCGATGCAGCGCGAAATCAAGTTGTCTTTACCGGGGGTGAAGTCGTGGCTACAACTACTGCCGATCCGAAAAGCATGACATCCTATCAGTTGCAGCAGCGGTTACAGCTGCTGATTTCTGCTTCTCAATTTCGCGCTCGTAATGCAGGAATTGTCGAAGATATTCAAGTAGAGGGTCCCGTCCTTCGCTTTATTGCTCAACTAAAGCAGTACGATCAACCTGTGGATATTAAAGCTGTTGCAGCAGAAGATATTTATACAGTCGGACCTCTGAAAGTGAGATTACTTGTTATACAAAACGGACAAATTATTTTTAGCACATAAAAATGAATGGGGAATGTGTAATTGGTAATGGGTAATGGGTAATGGGCGTTGTCAGAAAAGAAGATGAATGAAATTTGTGGAAAAAGGTGTTTTTATTTATGCGTACTAACTTAAGTATTAACTATTAACTATTGACGTATTTAATATGACTATTCGTGAATTTTCGCCGACGCAACCAGTGATTTTGGGCTTTGATCCGGGTAAAGATAAGTGTGGTTTAGCAGTGATGGGGCTAGATCGGCAACTGCATTATCATCAAGTTGTGTTATCAAGTGAAGCGATCGCAAGAATTGAGAAACTGCGCCAAAATTACCCGATTTCCTTGATGGTAATGGGCGACCAAACTACGGCAAAACGCTGGAAACAGCAAATAACTGAAGAAGTTAAAGAGCCGTTGAATATCATTTTAGTGGATGAGCGTTACACCAGCTTAGAAGCACGCGATCGCTATTGGCAAATGTACCCACCCAAAGGACTCTCGAAACTATTGCCACAAGGTATGCGACAACCACCAAGACCTATAGATGACATTGTTGCCATCCTCTTAATCGAAAGATACTTAAATCGCTTAACTGAATCAGCGGTATAAATTAATTGCGAACTTGCTAATCCCAAAGCGTCGGCTAGCTCATATTCTCACGTTCCCTATTTTCGCGTTCCCCATTACCCATTCCTTAAAGCCTTATAACTCAGCCCGAATAGTAAAAGCATAATCTCCTCCAGGCTCTAGTTCATAGTCTCGTTGCTCCAAGAAGCGACCGAGGGGTTCTTTAATTAACGCACGACCTTGAGAAGGCTTAACAGACAGTTCACCCCGGCGAAAATGCCATTGGAACTGCCACTCAAAGTCACCCGCGCTGACTTCACCTTCAAGGAAGCCGTGTTGCCAGGATTGGCGAGTAACCCTGACATGGGCAATGCTTTCTGGCAGACGTTTAGTACTCACTATGCTTTATGTCAAGTTTGAGATAAAGGTTGACCATGTAGGCTACTTCTACCATACATAGCTTAGATCCACAAACTGACATAGTGAGGATTTTTGTTGGGTGGATTGAGAATCAAACTCGTTCGACTTATTCGGCTAGTTCTCAAAAATGCTGACGGCGATGCCTACAATAAAGGCATCGCCTTAGAGATTTTAGATTTGCCATTAACCCAAAATCTAAAATCCTAAAGCGCGAATTACTTATTCACTGCTGCTGCTTCTCGCGCCGCAGTTGCTTGATCTGGGTGAATACCCAAGCGTGTAAGATTAATTCTACCCTTGTTATCAATCTCGCGCACTTTCACAATCACTTCATCACCAACTGCCACTTCATCTTCAACTTTGCCAACGCGGTAGTCAGCTAGTTGAGAAATATGGATCATTCCTTCTTTGCCAGGGAGAAATTCGACAAACGCCCCGATAGGTATAATCCGCGTCACGCGCCCAACATAGACATCACCTTCATGCAGCTTGCGCGTCATGCCTTGGACGATATTGCGTGCTTTTTTTGCCTTATTTTCATCCACCGCCGAAATCGTCACCGTGCCATCATCTTCGATGTCAATCTTAGCACCAGTTTCTTCAGTAATACCCTTAATCGTCTTGCCTCCGGGTCCGATGACCAGACCAATCATGTCTGGGTCAATCTTAATTGTCAACAAGCGTGGGGCATAAGGTGAGGTTTCAATGCGTGGTTGATCGATGCAGGTGAGCATTTTTTCCAGAATGTGCAATCTAGCAGATTTGGCTTGATTGACGGCTTGGGCGATAACTTCCAAGGACAAACCGGAGATTTTCATATCCATTTGCAAGGCGGTAATTCCAGTATCCGTCCCAGCAACTTTAAAGTCCATGTCGCCCAAAAAGTCTTCAATGCCCTGAATATCCGTGAGGATTCGCACTTCGTCCCCTTCTTTAATCAGACCCATTGCCGCACCGCTGACGGGTTTGGTAATTGGTACGCCAGCATCCATCAAAGCCAGGGTGGAACCGCACACAGAACCCATTGAAGTGGAACCGTTGGAAGAAAGTACTTCCGACACGACCCGAATCACGTAGGGAAATTGCTCTTTTGATGGTAACACGGGTAAGAGCGATCGCTCGGCTAGCGCCCCGTGACCAATTTCGCGTCGTCCTGGCGCCCGTAAAGGTTTAGTTTCCCCAACAGAGAAAGGGGGGAAGTTGTAATGGTGTATGTAACGTTTGGATTGGTCTATTTGCAAATCGTCGTTGAGATTTTGGGCATCTCCGGGTGTGCCAAGGGTGCAAGCAGTTAATACCTGAGTTAGTCCTCGGTTAAATAAACCGCTGCCGTGGACTCGTCGAGGTAATAAATTAACTTGACAAGAAACAGGACGCACTTCATCTAACTTGCGACCATCAACGCGAACGTTATCTTCGACGATTTGACGCCGCATTAACTGTTTGGTAATGTCTTTAAAAGTGTTACCTAGTGCTTTGCTATTTGCGGTTGCGGCTACTCGAATTGCGTCTTCTTCAGAAAGTTCGGCAATTTCTGTTTTAATTTTTTCCTTCACCTCATCCAAAGCGGTATCTCGTTCGGTTTTGGTGAAACTAAATTGTGAGAGGATTTTTTTTATTTCATCGTTAGCGCGATCGCGAATAAAATTCTCTAGCGTCAAGTCTACGGATGGTGGTTGTTGTTGCACCATTTGCAAACCCAGTTCTGCCATCAAATCTTCTTGCGCCTTAATTAAGTCGCGCACTGCTTCGTAACCAAAATCAATCGCCTCGATAATATCTCGTTCTGACAATTGATTTGCCCCAGCCTCTACCATGATCACACCATCCGGCGAACCTGCGACCACCAAATCCAGGTCACTGGCTTCTATTTCTGCATACGTGGGGTTAATTATAAAATCATCTCCCACCAAACCGACCCTGACTGCTGCCATCGGTCCATTAAAGGGTATCTGGGCAATCAGGGTAGCGATTGAAGCACCTGTAACCGCCAACACATCGGGTGGTACTTCTTCATCCATCGATAGGGTTACTGCGACAATTTGCAGGTCATCCCGCAACCATGAAGGGAACAAGGGACGCATCGGACGGTCAATTAGACGGCTAGTCAGAATTGTCTTTTCTGGGGGACGACCTTCTCGCCTCATTATCCCTCCAGGAATTCTACCTGCTGCATACAGTCTTTCTTCGTAATCTACGGTGAGGGGAAGAAAATCAATGCCTTCTCTGCCTGCGGATCGCGTAGCTGTCACTAAAACTGCTGTATCCCCAGATTGTATCAAGACTGACCCACCAGCCTGGGGAGCTAGTAAACCAACCTTCAGTCGAATATCCCGTCCGTCGAAGGATATTGACTTATCAACTTCTGCCATTCAGTTTTTTTTCCTTCTATGCACGCTATTCTCTTTCTGTGGCAATCCTAACATTTATGCACTATGGCTGGCGCAAGAACGTACATACAAAGATAAACAAGTGACTACGCACCTTTGCTCTTCATCGCTTGTCGGCTATCAGCTTGTTTGCCGCATAACTCTTAGCCTGAGGATGAATGTCTCAAACCTTGTCGATTGCTACACTCTTATTAAAGGTATATTAGTTTGAAAGCTCAAAAGCCGAACATCATTACAGGAGCGCCCAATTCCTTAATAAGTAATGCCCTTAGAACTTATTCATCTGGAAGATGCATCTAATAATCTTAGTTTTCCTCTTATTATCTACAAAACAAATCAATGGTTGTTGCTTATTACAATCGGTATTTCTCCAGGATGTATTACTTAATAAATACAAATATGGCGAAAGAGAAAATAAGCATTATTAAAAGATTTAGTTTGACATCAATCTGAGTAGTTAGCAAATGGCAATTTTACACGGTAGTTGGTTACTGCAAAATCAGGGCGGTTCTTTATTTGTTTGGGGAGAGACTTGGCGTTCATCGCGTGTGAATTTGTCTTTAGATGCCACGGATATCCCACCACATCCATTTGCCATCGATGCGATGGAATTAGTGGAATGGTTAAATTCGCGTCACATGACAATTGCCAAGTTCATACCGCAAGTAGGTGACGGTAAAACAAGGATAAAAAAAGTTGCAAATAATACTGATAATTTGCGTACTTACTCGCAAATAATTTCGTTACCGACTGATATTTTAGAAAGCGGTGAAGAAATAGCGATCGCTCCAAAACATTCTGCCACATTAGGAGAGCAAACAGAATCGCCACAATACCTGCAACCTTGGCGCGTTGAGGGTTTTTGTCTCAACCCAAACGAAGCAATGGAATTTCTCACTTCTCTACCCTTGAGTGCTGCTAAGGTCGAGGATGCTTTTTTAGGAGGAGATTTGCGCTTTTGGTCGCAAATTGCCCGTTGGAGTTTAGATTTAATCTCGCGAGGAAAATTTTTACCGACAATTCAAAGACAATCAGATGAGGCGTTCGCCGCTAAATGGCAAGCACTAATTGATAGTGCTGTCGATCAAACTCGTCTAGAAAAATTTTCCGCGAAGATGCCTTTGGTTTGCCGGACGTATGAGGGAATGGGGAATGGGGAAGGAGAAATTTCTAACTTTCCACTTCATGTAGAATTCCCCTTGCAACCTCAAGAATTGCTGTTGGGATTTCTTCACCAAACGATAGATTCTCAAGTTCGGCAAATGGTCGGTTCCCAACCTGTGATAGAAGCCAGGATAATGGCGTCTCTACCACCGGCGGTGAAGTTGTGGCTGCAAGCTTTAAATAGTACATCCCAGATCAACGCGGATACGGTGGGAGTGGAAAGGTTAGAAGCGGCGCTGAAAACTTGGACTTTGCCGGTACAATACGAACTGGCGGGAAAAACTTTATTTCGCACTTGTTTTGAACTGCGTCCTCCATCGGGGGATGCAGATTGGACATTAGCTTATTTCTTGCAAGCGGCTGACGATCCAGAATTTATAGTAGATGCCGCAACAATTTGGCGTAATCCAGTTGAGCAATTAATTATTCAAAATAGAACAATTGAACAGCCTCAAGAAACGTTTTTGCGCGGTTTGGGATTAGCTTCTCGATTGTACCCGCCAATTGCATCGAGTTTGGAAACGGAAAATCCTCAATCTTGCCGTCTCAATCCAATGCAAGGATATGAGTTTATCAAGTCGGTAGCGTGGCGTTTTGAAGACAATGGTTTAGGGGTAATTCTGCCTTCTAGTTTGGCAAATCGTGGGGATATTGCCAACAAATTAGGTTTAAAAATCACCGCACAAACGCAAAACAAACAGGGGCGTTTGGGTTTGCAAAGTCTGCTAAATTTTGAGTGGCAATTAGCTATTGGTGGACAGACAATTTCTAAAGCGCAATTTGATAGATTGGTGGCGTTAAATAGTCCGTTGGTGGAAATTAACGGTGAGTGGGTAGAGTTGCGTCCTCAAGATATTAAAACTGCTCAAACATTTTTTGCCTCTCGTAAAGAACAAATGACGCTTTCTTTAGAAGATGCTTTGCGTTTGAGTACTGGGGACACTCAGACAATTGAAAAATTACCAGTTGTTAGTTTTGAAGCGTCTGGAGCATTGCAAGAGTTAATTGGAGCTATAACAAATAATCAGGCGATCGCACCTTTACCCACACCAGAAAGCTTTCAAGGTCAATTACGACCTTATCAAGAACGAGGAGTGGCTTGGCTGGCATTTCTGGAACGTTGGGGTTTAGGTGCGTGTCTTGCCGACGATATGGGATTAGGTAAATGCTTGTCTGAAAACACACAAATATACGTTAATGGAAAACTAATCGCAGCACAAGAAATCTGGCACACCTACGCTGGAAAAACAGAGTTTGACGGTGAAGGATTTTGGGCAGAACCAACAGATGAATTGCTAGTAAATTCTATAGATGAAACTGGCAAAATTGTCTCGGCTCCGATTCAAAAGCTTTATCGGCAGCAAGTGCAGGAAAAGCT
Proteins encoded in this window:
- a CDS encoding polyribonucleotide nucleotidyltransferase, with the protein product MAEVDKSISFDGRDIRLKVGLLAPQAGGSVLIQSGDTAVLVTATRSAGREGIDFLPLTVDYEERLYAAGRIPGGIMRREGRPPEKTILTSRLIDRPMRPLFPSWLRDDLQIVAVTLSMDEEVPPDVLAVTGASIATLIAQIPFNGPMAAVRVGLVGDDFIINPTYAEIEASDLDLVVAGSPDGVIMVEAGANQLSERDIIEAIDFGYEAVRDLIKAQEDLMAELGLQMVQQQPPSVDLTLENFIRDRANDEIKKILSQFSFTKTERDTALDEVKEKIKTEIAELSEEDAIRVAATANSKALGNTFKDITKQLMRRQIVEDNVRVDGRKLDEVRPVSCQVNLLPRRVHGSGLFNRGLTQVLTACTLGTPGDAQNLNDDLQIDQSKRYIHHYNFPPFSVGETKPLRAPGRREIGHGALAERSLLPVLPSKEQFPYVIRVVSEVLSSNGSTSMGSVCGSTLALMDAGVPITKPVSGAAMGLIKEGDEVRILTDIQGIEDFLGDMDFKVAGTDTGITALQMDMKISGLSLEVIAQAVNQAKSARLHILEKMLTCIDQPRIETSPYAPRLLTIKIDPDMIGLVIGPGGKTIKGITEETGAKIDIEDDGTVTISAVDENKAKKARNIVQGMTRKLHEGDVYVGRVTRIIPIGAFVEFLPGKEGMIHISQLADYRVGKVEDEVAVGDEVIVKVREIDNKGRINLTRLGIHPDQATAAREAAAVNK